AAAAAATAGACTGCTACGAAATTCATCTACCTTGTCACTGACTTTCTGTATCTGCACGGTTCGTTGCTCGAGTGATTGGTAGTTGACCATCATACCAATGATCACAACTAGCCAAACAACAACAATGCACCAACCCAGTTTAAAATGTCGCTTGTCCATATGATGTAAATCTTTCTTAACTTGTTATTAACTAGGATATACATAAATGTGCAGATAAAAGAACAGCATGACTATTTTGTCGACTTAAGCTTGTTCTATCTCGCTATATAATCAAATAACTCCCTATTTCAGGTTTTCAGAGTACAGATTACTTGGGACATACAAAAAAGCCCTACTAATCAGCAGGGCTTTCGAAACAAAAGTGTTTAGCGATTACGCGTTAACTGGTCACGTAAATTTGGTGGCGTACCTTTGATGGTCAATGTATCTGTTTCTGGATCGTAAAAAACACGCTCACCCAAAAGCAAACTATCAAAACTTAAGTTCAGACCACCACCAGCACCAACATATTTAGTTAGTTTACGCATGGCAGTGCGGTCAGCAGGGAAGCTCTCTTCCAACTCGTAACCACGGTCTTGAGTGTAATCTAAAAAGCTCGAGCCATCTTGAGCGGCAGGCAATTCGCCTGAAAGCTCTTTAACGTAAACTTCATCGCCAGATTTAAGCTGATCGTTGCAATAATCGTAGACTTGTTTCTTGTAGTTATTTGTCTCAGATTTATCCAATTGTGAATCCGCGCAGTAATCCTCAACCGCCTGCATTAACACTTGGTTTTGTTGCTTGGTATCCAAGCCGACTTCTGCCTGTAGGAAATCTAAAAAGAAATCTGCAACTTTGCGACCAACACGGCCTTTGATGTAAGCAAGGTAGCGATTTGAATCTTTGTCTGTTTGGTAGCTCGATAAATCGATACGTGCCGCGATATCCATTTTGCTGAGATCAAGGTATTCAGTAGCACTAATTTCTAGGCCTTCTGTCACTTTCAAACTCTCATTGGATGGAATAATACCGACAAATAGAAAATCGGTGGCAAGAGATTGATACTCAGCAAACACTAAAATACCCTCGTCAGCGAATGGGTACTTACTGAGTTCTGCTTTCAGACGATTTGCGCTAAGTTGTGAGAAATCATAGAAATCGCGCTCATTTTTGTGCAGTTCTTTCAACCACACCTGAAATTCACTGTCAGACTTAAATGAACCAAAGCCCTTACCGGCTTTTGAGTTGAATACACGATGTAGCTCGGCGACTAGGTTTTCTGTTGAGCTATCGTTAGCTAACGCTTCTGCGCGAAAGTTAACAACCAACTCATCAGAATCGTTTTTTCGCAATTGATGTAAAATTACGTTTGATAGGTAAAGGCTCATGTTAAATTTATCGTCGTTATAGGATTCAGTTGCTCGGCATTGTAGGTTATCATAAGCCGCTTTACTATTGTTCATTAGAGTCTTTATGCCGATTACATCTAAATACAGCGACGAAAAATACGAAAACATTCTGACGGAAGTTGCAGCCGTGCTAGAAAAGCATGGTGCAGGTCCAGATTTAGCACTAATGATCGCTGGCAACATTGCAACTAACGTAATTAACGAGCGCGTGGGTGTAACCCAACGTAAAGCAATTGCAGAAAAATTTGCCCAAGCGCTACTGTCTTCTATCGACGACAAAGCACACTAATTTAAAACCGGATAATAGAACTATTCATGGTAGATAACGGAAATACATACGCAGAGCGGGTTTCGCGTTTAGTTGGTTGGGGTCACTGGTTTGCCTTCTTCAACATTATCGCCGCCATGCTCATCGGTACCCGATATATCACGCAATCGCCTTGGCCTGAGACGTTACTCGGTCAATTGTATTTAGCGGTTTCTTGGGTTGGCCACTTTGGCTTCTTAGTGTTCGCCGTCTATCTTCTGGTTCTATTTCCGTTAACCTTTGTGGTGCCGTCACGTAAGTTATTCCGCTTACTGACGGTTTGTTTAACCACATTAGGTCTAACTTTATTATTGATTGATACTCAAGCTTATCAGTCAATCAACCTGCATTTAAATCCTGTTGTTTGGGAAGTACTGTTTACCGATAGCGGTGAACATACAAATGGCGTCAGTGCCGATCTTCAGCATCTATTCGTCGTTTTACCTTTGATCTTTTTGGTAGAACTGGCGCTCTCTGAATGGGTTTGGCGTAAACAACGTAAACTGTCGCACAAACACATCGGTCGCCCAATTGCAGGCGTATTCTTCCTCTGCTTTATTTCCAGTCATCTTATTTATGTCTGGGCCGATGCGTATTTCTACAATCCGATTACGTCTCAGCAATCTAACTTCCCTCTGTCTTACCCAATGACAGCTAAGTCCTTTATGGAAAAGCACGGTTTACTAGACAGACAAGAGTACTTAGAACGTCAACAAGCTAACCTTGGTGAAGCGGAATTAGTGCGCTACCCGATTGAAAAGCTTGAATTTAGTCGTCGTTCAAACCCGCTGAATATTTTAGTAGTAAGTGTTAACAACTGGCGTGCCGATGCACTAAACGCATCAAATATGCCAAAAACATTCGCCTATTCAATGGATAACTTGAGCTTCAATAATCATTTCAGTTCGAGTAACGACAGTAGCGGCATCTTTGGTTTGCTTTACGGCTTACCAACCAGCTACGCAAGCAGCATTAAAGCGCAAAAATCACTACCAATCGTGTTAGAAACGCTACAGAACAACGACTATCAAATTGGTCTTTTCAGTGGTGATAATTTTAGCGACCCTCTATACAAAGATATCGTATTCCAAGGGCTAACAACGACTAAAATTGATGACAAACCAAATGAATCTGGTGACCAAGCCGCGATTTCGGCATGGAGTAATTGGGTTCAAACGCAAAGTAAGCAACCTTGGTTTAGCTTTATCGAGCTGACCACATTAGATGACTTTAGTGATTACAAGAATAAATCTGGTAACACCATCGATGATCTGAAAGCGAACTACATCCAATCTGTAAAAAGTGCAGATGAGCAGCTTGCGAGTATCTACAAAACCATTGATGAACTTGGACTCGCAGATTCAACCGTGGTAGTGATTACTTCAAACCATGGTACTGAATTCAACGAGACTAAAACCAACAGCTGGGGCTCAAGCTCTAACTACAGCCGTTACCAACTTGAAGTTCCAATGATTATTCATTGGCCAGGTAAACTTGCCGGACAGTACAACCATCGCACTAGCCACTTGGATCTGTCAGTAACGTTATTACAAGATTTGATGGGCGTGTCATCAAACCCTACGGACTTTAGTAGTGGCCGAAATCTATTTGACGAGCGTACTCGAAAATGGATTTTAGCGGGTGATTATCATGAACTGGCATTAATCACCAATAAAAACACAACTGTGATTGATAAGTACGGTAACTACAAATTGTATGACAGCAATTACCATCGCTTAGCTGATGAAAACCCTGCGTTACCAGTCATTATGCAAGGTCTAACTGAACTACAGCGCTTCTACACAAAAAGCCAATAAATCAGGTGGTTAAATTTGACGCTCAGCGATTTTGGCGTTAGATTAGTTTCATCGGACTGTAGCGCAGCTTGGTAGCGCACCGTCATGGGGTGTCGGGGGTCGGAGGTTCAAATCCTCTCAGTCCGACCATACACCAGTTAAAAAAAGAGAGCTTATGCTCTCTTTTTTCGTATTGTTAAGCTTAACTTTCTTACATAAATCCGAGCTAATGCATCATTTTTCGACCAACTCAAAAAAATATGCGCAAAACAGCTCACAAATAAAGCAAACAGTACTTTGAGGGGTTTACAATATTTCAAGACCTCTATATTATGCGCTTCAACAACGGAGATGGCTGAGTGGTTGAAAGCACCGTCTTGAAACCGGCATACGTTAATAGCGTATCTAGGGTTCAAATCCCTATCTCTCCGCCACATTCAGAAGCTCGCAAAGAAATTTGCGGGCTTTCGTCGTTTTGAATCTACAAATTATGAAATCGAAAGATTGAACTAGGCATCCCGGATTTTCTCGTTTTAGAAACCATATAAGGGATTTGAAATCCCTAGTCGTGACGACCACAGCACTCAGCCACATTCAGAAAGCCTGCAAAGAAATTTGCAGGCTTTCGTCGTTCTGAATCTAAACATTACGAAATCGAAAAACTGAACTAGGCGTCCCCGGGTTTTCTCGTTTTAGACACCATAAAGGGATTTGAAATCCCTAGTCGTGCGCAACCTAAGATCAGCCGTCTCCACACTTAGTCACATTTATATCGCCTACAAAGCATCTTTTCTCAGCTTAGTCCCCATACTTGTGGCCAAACCCAGCATTAAATTCACAATTTTATGAATGAGACATTGCTTCACAATATTTTATTCGATTTTTACTGAATAACCACTCTTTGCACCAACATCCCAATATTGAATTCGCTTTTCGCTAAACTGTTGCGAGATCAATGGTTTTCACGCAATTTGCAGATCAGATACCTTCCTAAATCAATCCTAATAAAAGGTGTGATCATGAAAACCAATAAGTCGCTTACGGCCTTATTAATCACTTCCGCATTATCGCTAGGTTTGGCTCAGCCAGCTTTTGCTCATGAATATACGTTATCTGTCGAAGACGCGCAGCGTTACGGGATCAGCGTGCCTACCATTAAGGTAAATTACGACGTACTACCGTATCAGCACATTTTGTATGGCTTCCAGCTGCATGTTGAGCTAGAAGGTGCAACGTTAAATACAACTAACGTAAACACGCTAAAAGCGGCAACCACAATTTCTACTCATAACGTTGTTCGTCCTTACCGCGCTAGCTCAAACACGATTAGCTACCGTATTTCGGGTGAGTTTGACCATCGCGCGGTAAACTTTATTGATTTCACCCTCGATAAGAGTGTCCTTTCTACTGACCATGATTTAAGTATTCGCATTCCGGTGGACATTGATGTCACACCGCCAGATACCCCACATGCACTTGCCAATACAATTGCGACCCTAAATATTGATAGTGTAAATGCAGACGACTTCCTGATTGAATCCGATCGTACACTCTATAAAATCACCCTCAGCGAAGGTGAGTTTTTGCCAGGTTTTTGCCAGATCCTATCGCACCAAGTAGCGTAGAGGGTTGGTCCGCATCTGGAAAACGACCAAAAACTCAGTTGAATTTATTGTTGAAGGCGGATTCCACGAGCCAATCGTAGGTAACTGGAATTTTGAATTAGAGCCAAGTACCACAACCTTAAATAAAACACTTTATATCAGCACGCCTATTCATCATTAAGCGCCGTTATTCGCTATTGAAAAGCACTCTTTTAGAGTGCTTTTTATTTTTAAAATCAGCCTTATAGAACACTATTCAACCTAACGAACTCGCATTTATGTAAAAACGAACACAAATAAAGCAAACAGTTAAATTAGGGGTTTACAACATTTCAAGACCTCTATATTATGCGCTTCAACAACG
Above is a window of Vibrio taketomensis DNA encoding:
- the yejK gene encoding nucleoid-associated protein YejK — encoded protein: MSLYLSNVILHQLRKNDSDELVVNFRAEALANDSSTENLVAELHRVFNSKAGKGFGSFKSDSEFQVWLKELHKNERDFYDFSQLSANRLKAELSKYPFADEGILVFAEYQSLATDFLFVGIIPSNESLKVTEGLEISATEYLDLSKMDIAARIDLSSYQTDKDSNRYLAYIKGRVGRKVADFFLDFLQAEVGLDTKQQNQVLMQAVEDYCADSQLDKSETNNYKKQVYDYCNDQLKSGDEVYVKELSGELPAAQDGSSFLDYTQDRGYELEESFPADRTAMRKLTKYVGAGGGLNLSFDSLLLGERVFYDPETDTLTIKGTPPNLRDQLTRNR
- a CDS encoding YejL family protein; the protein is MPITSKYSDEKYENILTEVAAVLEKHGAGPDLALMIAGNIATNVINERVGVTQRKAIAEKFAQALLSSIDDKAH
- a CDS encoding DUF3413 domain-containing protein, encoding MVDNGNTYAERVSRLVGWGHWFAFFNIIAAMLIGTRYITQSPWPETLLGQLYLAVSWVGHFGFLVFAVYLLVLFPLTFVVPSRKLFRLLTVCLTTLGLTLLLIDTQAYQSINLHLNPVVWEVLFTDSGEHTNGVSADLQHLFVVLPLIFLVELALSEWVWRKQRKLSHKHIGRPIAGVFFLCFISSHLIYVWADAYFYNPITSQQSNFPLSYPMTAKSFMEKHGLLDRQEYLERQQANLGEAELVRYPIEKLEFSRRSNPLNILVVSVNNWRADALNASNMPKTFAYSMDNLSFNNHFSSSNDSSGIFGLLYGLPTSYASSIKAQKSLPIVLETLQNNDYQIGLFSGDNFSDPLYKDIVFQGLTTTKIDDKPNESGDQAAISAWSNWVQTQSKQPWFSFIELTTLDDFSDYKNKSGNTIDDLKANYIQSVKSADEQLASIYKTIDELGLADSTVVVITSNHGTEFNETKTNSWGSSSNYSRYQLEVPMIIHWPGKLAGQYNHRTSHLDLSVTLLQDLMGVSSNPTDFSSGRNLFDERTRKWILAGDYHELALITNKNTTVIDKYGNYKLYDSNYHRLADENPALPVIMQGLTELQRFYTKSQ